In Fluviispira sanaruensis, a genomic segment contains:
- a CDS encoding fibronectin type III domain-containing protein, which produces MRSFINSIKILFFYTFTYLFVLSCNYNPLGGSHSDIQNGDNYFLNTPTSFDITGVLVSNNKIQLAWSASNKVDDYTVSYGTSSGNYAVNASNCSAIKLTVCTIANLTNGQILYIKVFARNRYGKTSSKSEAVATPQPFALNILSTSNASIIKWTDITGGLGNTTYSLQYGINSASLNQSVASITNTYLLTGLLDGNTYYYTVTATNPAGTITSLMSSSLIINPPAAPTFAGAPSVSSSQVTLNWNAAVGAGTIRYTLAKSSKSGGPYNAVPTCTNVNALTCSENASSLLAGNIYYYIVYATNEGGDSPFSSEATALTIPAMPTGLSLLAPNSSSNLLSWSGASGNANVTYNIYRSTVNPVDTTNVANKITSLNSTPITQITTYTDSGPFIENTVYYYALTASNSSGTSSASQQQSITSALLTAATLSAPTVTSSSINLNWTSAAGNANVNYIIYRSLSSSAVNLGSNIYSNSLSVGATKAFIDTSLSENTNYYYTIIANNNRPNSIGIQSAKTAIITSLGSAISLSLQSVSTSSASLNWSMANGNSNVTYRLFRSTTSTVNTTIGNEIYSSSSATSYTDNSVSASTNYYYAVTVTNGQNAIISAPVLQVVTLANTPLAPTASASNRVITLTWPQSPSAGNAAITYNVQRYRFVGDTPIDVGGCLNIADASRTCTDIVPVADGLPYYYIVNAVTSGGSSPSYSAASVVTPIAQFSSFTPTTFITVSPSAQITLTWSGGSGATNYLVYSSTTAGGSAPPAGTATACTSSPCVLSASVGNIFYYSLVGSNTGINSTATRTSNEISVTVNDTPITSVVAQTSQVTIGWSSVLNATNYKIYYSTSSTAGITGKTLGCDAGLSLTCTVPGLTDGTQYYFVIVVTRSVGGTFIGSEFLATPISSFSITSLVSASATSANITWDLALGATSYDIKYGTSSGNYSEGTVSVAASVSQPYLISGLSAGSTYYFMVTAKNNSGAVDAISEVQLVQQVGTPTGLSITSVTKNTSSLKWNILSGNPLTSYKIYRSDINLTPFVANPSTAVCVVSSLTNTNTCTDSNLDENTIYYYVISALNSAGESAVSAPAIQGITSLNTAPSNLFASNVNTNSATLNWNFNQGNGPVTYNLYKSATGANGTWGTAIYTGNNLLASSTGLTENTAYFYKVSAKNSALNATEQFSPVINFTTALQTAPVINSVTNITHNSATINWSLSAGTASVTYNLYRSLTSNPSNWGNPIYTGTSSSYSDSGLSENTNYYYMVSAINNAQGAMGINSNEYQMSTKIQNPPVISVINVTDSTVSLKWSSVLGSNSVTYKLYRSSIPGVVTNGILVATNPTNNVYTDTTVTDSKIYYYVVTATNTQNTVTSTPETQIVTLPKTPNSPTISAKGNAITLNWVSNSTGNASISYSVSRSRSAGSGYVPVSGCTNISNPLTCNDTVSADGADFYYTITATNSNGSSLSASSPTSVIPITAISLISISTTTTQISLAWSGGTGATSFKVYQSLVANQSSPNNSGTVTACIASPCTFPGTANQTVYYTIVGNNTGVNSTAQTLSSEVSGTPLSSANLMVAAGSSQMTVSWDNTIANATNYKIYYSTSSGQALSSGTLGCDALLGNSCVISGLTNGQVYYFALLVTRSVGGNFQSSEVTGTPISSFSIISITPTDSTATVSWGSAAGANSYDVSYGTSSMLYTTTVTVTPGAGSTQSTIISSLNPGTQYFFIVNAKNANGSVLANAEMSIVTKPSAPSNIQVISLSYNSATIQVNNSFTNVGTTYKIYHSTQSGFNTSDNTAVFGCFVYANSANPTTLSCVDNTGIVQNTKYYFKAIAITDAVGGNLSQTSADSSAVSDTTQFDQTSSFVVSVSNVTDKTLTLSWTLSVGSENITYKVFQSESANASVNGASIVCSPAINPTAPGALNTCNVTGLSENKNYYFAIVASNNAPNPASILLTPDATATTSFSTTTNLAITSSNNTGTSITLNWLFNVGNSSVNFTIKQNGSTVNAANISGCSLSNVTASNSQISCVISALTENTNYSFIVQATNSATGGNSTITSNTLSLPTVPVTIPSGLSLSIPSVGNIQAQWNAYSAGNVSVTYLIYASTSSSVAITSSNLFCTVLPNNAVRTACTNNQVQSQSLVVGTVYYYVIVASNISGNSSPSSPSTSFKYDSPQNSATPTITNGPASGSGIVSGSGVSLVGNIGTWTDASNCTYQFYANMNAISGATGSISATNPNVTYVTTSSDICKIISFSVTCSNPISSNIAYNSSPDNSVGINTTAILTDYSNRVGLIGGNALNAAGKNQIKSFINQIITNKIPIPDVFYPLLANQNAGTGTKIFDFYCDLHNGTIASGLPWDTTGGIIPNSAGLTTIANIFNSSASTLIAVARSPTTTANDRGIIGYTGSAANNSFGYGGNFSSIKFENLSSNPSVISYPLAPSRFDYWAVSLNGTSLNMQVNELQHTDTSSSSKNGGLILGSFNNTAGTGLQDYMAMAAAWTSNAFSLLNMETVRRAFQTTLGSTLQNYPKFMYIGNSQTTKANICNIQSDGSLSGCVAGTPTFVTPVGTARYNNFLYVTNNSSSGISVCVINQVTGAMTSPCTSVTTAMPTSSYGVSISKGLNSVYLYVGGVTTVTKCTINTSTGALTSCSATTLTGTQVQGLSYVYLNTPYLYVTNRSGNAINRCGINTSTGNIITPCTSFGGIGLGGPTGIAVFNNYMYIANAGSNTVVKCTVNVSDGSLSNCGIATSSTVNPPSSGSYSSTEGVVIINDTLYIANWGSNTVIKCKISITDGSLSGCASTGSGAAFSGPIGMSY; this is translated from the coding sequence ATGCGTTCTTTTATTAATTCCATAAAAATACTTTTCTTTTATACGTTTACTTATCTTTTTGTTTTGAGTTGTAACTATAATCCTTTAGGGGGTTCGCATTCTGATATTCAAAATGGCGATAATTACTTTTTAAATACGCCTACTTCATTTGATATTACAGGAGTACTTGTTTCAAATAATAAAATTCAATTGGCTTGGAGTGCATCGAATAAAGTAGACGATTATACCGTTTCTTACGGGACATCATCTGGAAATTACGCCGTCAATGCGAGTAACTGCTCAGCTATAAAGCTAACAGTATGCACAATTGCAAATTTAACGAATGGGCAAATTTTATACATTAAAGTTTTTGCTCGCAATCGTTATGGCAAAACATCTTCAAAAAGTGAGGCTGTAGCAACTCCTCAGCCCTTCGCGTTAAATATTTTGAGCACCTCGAATGCATCGATTATCAAATGGACAGACATTACTGGTGGCCTTGGCAATACAACATATTCTCTTCAATACGGAATAAATTCTGCTTCACTCAATCAGAGCGTTGCTTCAATCACAAATACATATTTATTAACAGGGCTGCTCGATGGGAATACATATTATTATACTGTAACTGCAACAAATCCTGCAGGCACAATAACGAGTCTGATGAGTTCGTCTCTTATAATCAATCCACCTGCAGCCCCTACTTTTGCAGGCGCACCATCGGTGTCTTCGAGCCAAGTGACTTTAAATTGGAATGCAGCAGTGGGTGCTGGAACGATACGGTATACCTTAGCAAAAAGTTCTAAGTCAGGTGGACCATATAATGCAGTTCCAACTTGTACTAATGTGAACGCATTAACTTGTTCAGAAAATGCAAGTTCTTTGCTTGCAGGAAACATTTATTATTATATTGTTTATGCAACGAATGAAGGAGGAGACTCGCCTTTTTCAAGCGAAGCAACCGCTTTGACAATTCCTGCTATGCCGACAGGTCTGAGTCTTTTAGCACCAAATAGTTCAAGTAATTTATTAAGTTGGTCGGGAGCAAGTGGCAATGCGAATGTGACATATAATATTTATCGTTCGACAGTAAATCCTGTTGATACGACCAATGTAGCAAATAAAATAACGAGTTTAAATTCCACTCCAATCACTCAAATTACGACTTATACTGACAGTGGCCCTTTTATCGAAAATACGGTTTATTATTATGCTTTAACCGCTTCGAATAGCAGTGGAACTTCAAGTGCTTCACAGCAACAAAGTATAACTTCTGCATTGCTAACAGCAGCGACTTTGTCTGCTCCGACAGTAACAAGTAGTAGTATTAATTTAAATTGGACGAGCGCAGCAGGAAATGCAAATGTGAACTATATAATTTATCGTTCACTGAGTAGCTCTGCAGTAAATTTAGGCAGTAATATTTATTCTAATTCCTTGAGCGTGGGAGCGACTAAAGCATTTATAGATACATCTCTTTCCGAAAATACAAATTATTATTATACAATTATAGCAAATAACAATAGACCCAATTCCATAGGAATTCAGTCCGCAAAAACAGCAATTATTACAAGTTTAGGGAGTGCAATATCTTTAAGTTTACAATCTGTATCGACATCGTCGGCGAGTTTAAACTGGTCCATGGCAAATGGAAACTCTAATGTAACATATAGACTTTTTCGTTCTACAACGAGTACAGTCAATACAACAATTGGGAATGAAATATATTCTTCAAGTTCAGCTACAAGTTATACAGATAATTCTGTATCTGCAAGTACGAATTATTATTATGCTGTCACAGTTACAAATGGACAAAATGCGATAATTTCAGCGCCTGTTTTGCAAGTTGTTACCTTAGCGAATACACCTTTAGCGCCCACAGCTTCGGCAAGCAATCGCGTTATTACATTAACTTGGCCTCAAAGCCCTTCAGCAGGCAATGCCGCCATTACTTATAATGTGCAAAGATATCGTTTCGTAGGTGATACACCTATCGATGTTGGTGGTTGTCTAAATATAGCCGATGCAAGTCGAACCTGTACGGACATTGTGCCTGTTGCAGATGGACTTCCCTATTATTATATTGTGAATGCTGTTACTTCAGGAGGAAGTTCTCCGTCTTACAGTGCAGCAAGTGTAGTCACTCCTATAGCACAGTTTTCTTCTTTTACTCCGACAACATTTATTACAGTATCTCCTTCTGCGCAGATCACTTTGACCTGGAGTGGTGGCAGTGGTGCAACAAATTACTTAGTTTATAGCTCGACTACTGCGGGGGGATCTGCTCCGCCCGCTGGCACAGCCACGGCCTGTACAAGTTCCCCATGCGTACTTTCAGCCAGTGTGGGAAATATTTTTTATTACTCGTTAGTTGGTAGTAATACAGGAATTAATTCAACAGCCACAAGAACATCTAATGAAATATCTGTAACAGTGAATGATACGCCCATAACATCAGTCGTAGCGCAAACATCGCAAGTGACTATTGGCTGGAGCAGTGTTTTAAACGCAACAAATTATAAAATTTATTATTCAACTTCTTCTACTGCGGGGATAACTGGTAAAACTTTAGGTTGCGATGCTGGTCTATCGCTTACCTGTACTGTGCCAGGATTAACCGATGGCACACAATACTATTTTGTCATTGTCGTAACAAGATCTGTTGGAGGTACCTTTATTGGCTCTGAATTTTTAGCAACCCCAATCAGCTCATTTAGTATAACATCACTCGTGTCTGCCAGCGCTACTTCAGCAAATATTACATGGGATTTAGCTTTGGGAGCTACAAGTTATGATATTAAATACGGAACAAGTTCTGGCAATTATTCTGAAGGAACAGTCTCCGTTGCAGCAAGTGTGTCACAGCCCTATTTAATTTCAGGTTTGAGTGCAGGATCTACTTATTATTTTATGGTAACGGCAAAAAATAATTCTGGTGCTGTCGATGCTATAAGCGAAGTTCAACTGGTTCAGCAAGTGGGTACTCCTACTGGTTTAAGTATAACTTCAGTCACAAAAAACACTTCAAGTTTAAAGTGGAATATATTGTCAGGAAATCCATTAACGTCATATAAAATATACCGCTCAGATATTAATCTAACTCCATTTGTGGCAAACCCATCTACAGCTGTTTGTGTGGTTTCATCTTTGACAAATACGAACACATGTACAGATAGTAATTTAGATGAAAATACGATTTATTATTATGTCATTTCTGCATTGAATTCTGCGGGAGAATCGGCAGTCTCTGCTCCCGCAATTCAAGGTATCACGTCACTCAATACGGCTCCTTCGAACTTATTTGCATCGAATGTAAATACAAATTCTGCTACGTTGAATTGGAATTTTAATCAGGGAAATGGGCCAGTAACATATAATCTTTATAAATCAGCAACCGGTGCGAATGGTACGTGGGGCACTGCAATTTATACAGGAAATAATCTGTTAGCTTCGAGCACAGGTTTGACTGAAAATACAGCTTATTTTTATAAAGTTTCAGCAAAGAATAGTGCATTAAATGCGACTGAGCAATTTTCTCCTGTTATAAATTTTACAACAGCATTACAGACAGCGCCTGTTATAAATTCAGTAACGAATATAACTCATAATTCCGCAACAATAAATTGGTCTTTGAGTGCAGGAACAGCGTCAGTGACTTATAATTTATACCGATCTTTAACAAGCAACCCAAGCAATTGGGGCAATCCGATTTATACTGGAACAAGCTCGAGTTATTCCGATAGCGGCCTTTCGGAAAATACAAATTATTATTACATGGTTTCTGCAATAAATAATGCTCAGGGTGCTATGGGAATAAATTCCAATGAATATCAGATGAGCACAAAGATACAAAATCCTCCCGTAATTTCTGTTATTAATGTGACTGACTCTACTGTTTCATTGAAATGGTCAAGTGTGCTTGGTAGTAATTCAGTTACATATAAACTTTATCGTTCAAGCATACCTGGTGTTGTTACGAATGGGATTTTAGTAGCAACAAATCCAACAAATAATGTATATACGGATACTACAGTAACAGATAGTAAAATATATTATTATGTAGTGACTGCAACAAATACACAGAATACTGTTACATCAACTCCTGAGACACAGATTGTTACTTTACCAAAGACCCCAAATTCACCTACAATTTCTGCAAAAGGAAATGCTATTACTTTAAATTGGGTATCTAATTCTACAGGGAATGCTTCAATTTCATATAGTGTGAGTCGATCTCGTTCAGCAGGGAGTGGATATGTACCCGTCAGTGGATGTACAAATATATCAAATCCCTTAACCTGTAATGATACTGTAAGTGCAGATGGCGCAGATTTTTATTATACAATTACGGCAACAAATTCAAATGGCAGTTCTCTTTCTGCAAGTTCACCGACTTCTGTTATTCCAATAACTGCAATCAGTTTAATAAGCATATCAACGACAACGACCCAGATTAGTCTTGCCTGGTCAGGTGGAACCGGAGCGACAAGCTTTAAGGTTTATCAGTCCTTGGTAGCCAATCAATCTTCTCCAAATAATTCTGGAACAGTCACAGCTTGTATAGCATCACCTTGTACTTTTCCAGGGACAGCAAATCAAACTGTTTATTATACGATTGTCGGGAATAACACAGGTGTGAACTCCACTGCTCAAACATTATCATCTGAGGTCAGTGGTACTCCCTTGAGTTCAGCTAATTTAATGGTTGCTGCAGGTTCTTCACAAATGACTGTTTCGTGGGACAATACAATTGCAAATGCAACAAATTATAAAATTTATTATTCAACATCATCTGGGCAAGCCTTATCTTCTGGCACTTTAGGTTGCGATGCTCTCTTAGGAAATTCATGTGTGATCAGTGGGCTTACAAATGGGCAAGTGTATTATTTTGCCCTATTAGTGACTCGATCTGTCGGTGGGAATTTTCAAAGCTCTGAAGTTACAGGCACACCAATCTCTTCATTTTCAATTATTTCAATTACACCGACAGATAGCACTGCCACTGTTAGTTGGGGAAGTGCTGCAGGTGCAAATTCTTATGACGTGAGTTACGGAACAAGTTCAATGTTATATACCACAACTGTTACCGTGACTCCTGGAGCAGGTTCAACTCAATCAACTATAATTTCTTCATTAAATCCCGGAACGCAGTATTTCTTTATTGTAAATGCTAAAAATGCAAATGGTTCTGTATTGGCTAATGCTGAAATGTCAATAGTGACAAAACCAAGTGCTCCTTCAAATATTCAGGTTATTAGTTTAAGCTATAACAGTGCAACGATACAAGTAAATAACAGTTTTACGAATGTTGGGACGACCTATAAAATATATCACTCAACCCAAAGTGGTTTCAATACTTCCGATAACACTGCCGTTTTTGGCTGCTTTGTTTATGCGAATTCTGCAAATCCTACAACATTATCGTGTGTGGATAATACAGGGATTGTGCAAAATACAAAATATTATTTTAAAGCAATTGCAATTACAGATGCAGTAGGGGGAAATTTAAGTCAAACTTCTGCTGATTCAAGTGCGGTGAGCGATACAACCCAATTCGATCAAACAAGTTCTTTTGTTGTTTCTGTTTCAAACGTAACAGACAAAACTTTAACTCTAAGTTGGACACTCAGTGTAGGCAGCGAAAACATTACGTATAAAGTTTTTCAATCGGAAAGTGCAAATGCAAGTGTTAATGGTGCTTCAATAGTGTGTTCACCCGCAATCAATCCTACAGCACCTGGGGCATTAAATACCTGTAACGTAACAGGGTTGTCAGAAAATAAAAATTACTATTTTGCAATTGTTGCATCAAATAATGCACCTAATCCAGCAAGTATTTTATTAACACCTGATGCGACTGCCACAACTTCTTTTTCCACAACTACAAATCTCGCAATTACCTCTTCAAATAATACGGGGACGAGTATAACACTCAATTGGTTATTTAATGTAGGAAATAGTTCTGTCAATTTTACAATTAAACAAAATGGAAGCACAGTGAATGCTGCGAATATTTCGGGTTGTTCTCTAAGTAACGTAACTGCATCAAATTCACAAATCTCTTGTGTCATATCTGCATTAACGGAAAATACAAATTATTCATTTATTGTGCAGGCGACTAATAGTGCTACAGGGGGAAATTCTACAATTACTTCGAATACTCTTTCTTTACCAACAGTGCCAGTAACAATTCCGTCTGGATTGAGTTTATCTATTCCTAGTGTAGGAAATATACAGGCTCAATGGAATGCATATTCTGCTGGAAATGTAAGTGTGACATATTTGATATATGCATCAACAAGTTCTTCTGTTGCAATAACATCATCTAATTTATTTTGCACAGTATTACCTAATAACGCTGTAAGAACAGCATGTACGAATAATCAAGTGCAAAGTCAAAGTTTAGTTGTCGGAACTGTGTATTATTATGTCATTGTTGCAAGTAATATTTCTGGTAACTCATCACCTTCGAGCCCATCGACAAGTTTTAAGTATGATTCTCCGCAAAATTCTGCTACGCCAACAATAACAAATGGACCTGCTTCCGGATCTGGAATAGTTTCTGGCTCGGGTGTTTCTTTAGTTGGTAATATTGGAACATGGACCGACGCAAGCAACTGTACATATCAATTTTATGCAAATATGAATGCAATATCTGGTGCGACAGGCTCAATTAGTGCTACAAATCCTAACGTAACATATGTGACAACGAGTTCTGATATTTGTAAAATTATCTCATTTAGTGTAACGTGTTCAAATCCTATATCATCAAATATTGCTTATAATTCTTCACCTGATAACAGTGTTGGAATAAACACAACAGCTATTCTTACTGATTATTCGAATCGAGTCGGTTTGATTGGTGGCAATGCTTTAAATGCAGCCGGAAAAAATCAAATAAAGAGCTTCATAAATCAAATTATAACAAATAAAATACCTATTCCCGATGTTTTTTATCCTTTGCTTGCAAATCAAAATGCAGGAACCGGGACAAAAATTTTTGATTTTTATTGTGATTTGCATAATGGGACTATAGCATCTGGGTTACCTTGGGACACAACAGGTGGCATAATTCCAAATTCTGCAGGATTAACAACAATTGCAAATATTTTTAATAGCAGCGCATCTACTTTAATAGCTGTTGCACGTAGTCCCACAACAACTGCAAATGATAGAGGAATTATTGGGTATACGGGATCAGCTGCGAATAATAGTTTTGGCTATGGTGGAAACTTTTCTTCAATTAAATTTGAAAATTTATCCTCAAATCCTTCAGTGATAAGTTATCCTTTAGCTCCTTCTCGTTTTGATTATTGGGCTGTTTCTTTAAACGGCACATCCTTAAATATGCAAGTGAATGAATTACAACATACAGATACTTCATCATCTTCAAAAAATGGAGGATTAATCTTAGGATCATTTAACAATACAGCTGGAACGGGTTTACAAGATTATATGGCTATGGCAGCAGCTTGGACTTCCAATGCTTTTAGCTTATTAAACATGGAAACTGTAAGAAGAGCATTTCAAACCACCTTAGGTTCGACCTTGCAAAATTATCCAAAATTTATGTACATAGGAAATAGCCAAACAACTAAAGCAAATATTTGCAATATCCAGAGTGATGGCTCATTGTCTGGCTGTGTAGCTGGAACTCCAACATTTGTGACTCCGGTTGGTACTGCGCGCTATAATAATTTTTTATATGTTACAAATAATTCAAGCTCTGGAATTTCTGTCTGTGTAATCAATCAAGTCACAGGCGCAATGACATCACCGTGTACTTCAGTAACAACAGCGATGCCAACATCATCTTATGGTGTTTCGATAAGTAAAGGATTAAATTCTGTTTACTTATATGTTGGAGGTGTGACGACAGTCACTAAATGTACGATTAATACAAGCACTGGGGCATTGACTAGTTGCTCCGCAACTACGTTAACTGGCACACAGGTGCAAGGTTTGTCTTATGTTTATTTAAATACCCCATATCTTTATGTTACAAATAGAAGCGGAAATGCCATTAATAGATGTGGAATTAATACTTCAACCGGAAATATTATCACGCCTTGTACTTCTTTTGGTGGAATTGGTTTGGGGGGGCCTACAGGGATAGCTGTATTTAATAATTATATGTATATTGCTAATGCAGGTTCAAATACAGTTGTAAAATGCACAGTGAACGTGAGCGATGGTTCGTTATCTAACTGCGGCATTGCTACAAGTTCGACTGTAAATCCTCCCTCCTCAGGTTCATATAGCAGCACTGAGGGAGTTGTTATTATAAATGACACGTTATATATAGCAAATTGGGGGAGTAATACAGTCATTAAATGTAAAATTTCCATCACTGATGGATCATTAAGTGGATGTGCATCCACTGGATCGGGCGCAGCATTTTCAGGGCCAATCGGCATGAGTTATTGA
- a CDS encoding DsbA family protein — protein sequence MAFFKKYFLRIQHLFLIFGIIIGLFAQNIYDSYKTRMNVRSAYIEDTYFGKKVFKVDGKIWSTTSLPLNSLIEFENLESNIYNARKEFYEKTALLIALANENGKQNDYDSIKNFSDLLIISQVDEVEAKNYFDESVQKYGSAVFSGQTFSVIKNQLIQQLNAKKTSEKLKEKLKEFIAKERIEIFIDNSKQGVIDQDLSQYPSRGNLNSSITLAYIFDYENPKSFEMNKRMNEFVKRFSDRIKFVYVPITKSLNGMGSTFAKGAYCIQKLDNNAYFAYHNRIMEIPVEVLQANSEAELVKVVQSIHLLKPIFINCLKENKTKEYIHAMRNNFLNLQESFYLNRKLLHTNLKELEYTLKKKLY from the coding sequence ATGGCTTTTTTTAAAAAATATTTTTTACGAATTCAACATTTATTTTTAATTTTTGGTATCATTATAGGCTTATTTGCGCAAAATATTTATGATTCTTATAAAACTAGAATGAACGTTAGAAGCGCTTATATTGAGGATACTTATTTTGGGAAAAAAGTTTTTAAAGTTGATGGGAAAATTTGGTCGACGACATCTTTGCCTTTAAATTCCCTTATTGAGTTTGAAAATTTAGAAAGTAATATTTATAACGCAAGAAAAGAATTTTATGAAAAGACAGCCTTGCTTATTGCGTTAGCAAATGAGAATGGGAAACAAAATGACTATGATAGTATCAAAAATTTCTCCGATTTATTAATAATTTCCCAAGTCGATGAGGTTGAGGCAAAAAATTATTTTGATGAAAGCGTCCAAAAATATGGCTCTGCAGTTTTTTCTGGGCAAACTTTTTCAGTTATTAAAAACCAATTAATTCAGCAACTAAATGCAAAAAAAACATCAGAAAAGTTAAAAGAAAAGTTAAAAGAATTTATTGCTAAAGAACGAATCGAAATTTTTATCGACAACTCAAAGCAAGGCGTGATCGATCAGGATCTCTCTCAATATCCCTCTCGGGGTAATTTAAATTCGAGCATAACACTTGCCTATATTTTTGATTATGAAAATCCAAAAAGTTTCGAGATGAATAAACGTATGAATGAATTCGTTAAAAGATTTTCAGATAGAATTAAGTTTGTTTATGTTCCTATAACAAAATCTCTCAACGGCATGGGATCTACTTTTGCTAAGGGGGCCTATTGCATACAGAAGTTAGATAACAATGCCTATTTTGCATACCATAACCGAATAATGGAAATTCCAGTTGAAGTCTTGCAGGCAAATTCTGAAGCGGAGCTTGTTAAAGTTGTGCAATCCATACATTTATTAAAACCAATTTTTATAAATTGTTTAAAAGAAAATAAGACTAAAGAATACATCCATGCAATGCGGAATAATTTTTTGAATTTGCAGGAATCATTTTATTTAAATAGGAAATTATTACATACAAACCTCAAAGAGCTCGAATATACTTTAAAAAAGAAGTTATATTGA